In Phoenix dactylifera cultivar Barhee BC4 unplaced genomic scaffold, palm_55x_up_171113_PBpolish2nd_filt_p 000480F, whole genome shotgun sequence, the genomic window ATACATGTATGCATAAATCGGTAAACTGTATGCACAGAACAGAAAACTGTATTTCGGGATTAATTAAGTGTGTGCATTGGTTAATTTAATGTGTTTCAAGCTTAATCGACTATGCGCCATGCTAGGATAAGTATTGGCTCAAGAACAACCTATATTAAGTGTCTACCATGCCATTGTAACTGATTCGAAACATTCTACTAAAATCAGATAGCTTAATTTAACTGCATACACAAAAACTATATCTATGTGCAGGGAACAGTAAACTGTATGCACAGAACAGAAAACTGTGCTAGGCTAGATTAAGTGTTAAAATATTGATTAATTGTGTACCAAGTTTATTTAAATGTGTGCCATACTATATTACATGTGTACCAAGCTTATTAACCTAACTACCACtcactcattgtttttcttttttttctttttttttcttttttcttttctttttttctttttcttctttttcctttccttctcttctttttctttcctttttcttctcctttttttcttttctttttttctttttctttcctttttcttctttttctttccttttcttcctttttcttctttttttttcttttttttttctttttctttccttttttcttctttttttttccttctcttctttttctttcctttttcttctcctttttttcttttctttttctttccttttttttctttttctttcattttcttccgttttcttctttttctttccttttcctcctttttctttcctttttcttctttttctttcttttttcttctttttttttctttttcttctttttctttccttctcttctttttctttcctttttctttttttctctttttctttccttctcttctttttctttccttttttttcattttcttccattttctttcctttttcttccttttcttttctttttattcttttctttcctttttcttctccttttttctttttctttccttttcttcctttttctttcctttttcttccatttttttttctttttctttcctttttttctgtttctttccttttttttctttccttttttctgccttttttttcctttttcttctttttctttcctttttcttcttttttttctttttcttctttttctttccttctcttcttttttcttttcttttacttttttttctttttctttttttctctttttttctttcctttttcttcttttctttcttttctttcttttcgttttctttcctttttcttctttttctttccttttcttccttttttttttcctttttcttctttttctttccttttttttcttctttttgttcattcatatatatgtatgtatgtatgtatatatgtatttatttatttattttttcttttttttttcttctcttcttcttctttcttctccttctgcaATGTCGCCAGTGTCGGAAGGGGGTTGGGCCGTGGCGGACGCAGGAGGGGTCACGCCGGAAGGGAAATTTCCGACAGCGCGGCCGCGGTAGGAGGCTCGGGAGGGGTCGAGCCGTGGCCGGCGCCGGCCATGGCGGGCCcgacctttttttctttctcttgtcCGTTGGGATGGAAGATAAAGCAATAGGAATTAAAATATCCTTAGGGGGCGTTTTCGTCTCATAATAAAGTATTGAAATATGACTGATTGTCAAACAATCGGTCAACATGGAATAAATGTTATTTAGAGACCGGTCAATAAATGTACCGGTGATTAATTAccccaaaagaaaaggaggaaagaaaaggaaaattaacATGCAGTCCCTGAGTCATGTCTGGCGTGGACCTCAAATCCATGTAATCCAGCAAATCCTGTCCGAATCAAAATGGATCGCGGTGGATGATACCACCCATATACAGCCAATATCCTTGACGCCTTCCAGAagccatctctcctcctcctataTAACTAGTACGCCGGTATTGTATTTGCTCGTTGAATCTCCCACAGCCAGCACACGGTCGGCCCTCGCAGAAACTCCTCCAAGATCTCTTGCGTTCCCTCCCCTCTCCCCCAGCTCTCCAACGACTCGAAGCATGCCTTCGCTTTCCGACGTACTCCTCGACCAGGCTCACCACTTGGAGTTCGAGTCCGTCCACGAGCTCCCCGAGTCGCACGCGTGGCCCACCCTCCATGACCACCCTTGCGTGTCCGAGCCCGTGCCGGTCATCGACATGGCCGACCCCAAGGCTGCCGAATTCATGGCCCGCGCATGCGTGTCGTGGGGCGCGTTCCAGGTCACAGGCCATGGCGTCGCCCCGCGCCTTCTGGAGTCTATCGATTCCGAGATGCGCCGCCTCTTCGCGCTCCCGACCCAGCAGAAGCTCAAGGCAGCCCGCCCCGCCGACGGCGTCTCCGGCTATGGCCTCGTCCCCATCTCCTCCTTCTTCGCCAAGCTCATGTGGTCGGAGGGCTTCACCATCGCGGGCTCCCCGCTGGACCACGCTCGCAAGCTCTGGCCCCATGACCCGGACCAATTCTGGTACGTGCCTGCATGCCCCCCTCGTGCCGTGTCGTGGCAACCCTGCCTGCTAACTTGTGCTGCGCTTTTATTGCCGTACGTGCAGTGATGCGATAGAACGATACGATCGGGAGATGAAGGCTCTCGCCGGGAGGTTGATAAGGCTGATGCTTCTGTCGCTGGGCCTCAGCGATGAGGAGGTCGAGTGGGCCGGCCAAGGTGGGGAACTGCCGCCGGACTTGGCCGGCGTCCTCCGGTTGAACTCGTATCCGGCGTGCCCGGACCCCGACCGAGCCATGGGCATGGCTGCCCACGCCGACTCGAGCCTGGTTACGATTCTGTACCAGAGCAGCACGAGCGGGCTCCAGGTGCTGCGGGCCGAGGACCAGAACAGCCCGGCCCGGTGGGTGACGGTGCCGCCACTGCCGGGGGCTCTGGTCGTGATCGTCGGAGATTTATTTCACATACTATCCAATGGGCGGTTTAAGAGTGTCGTCCACCGGGTCGTCGTGAACCGGAGCCAGCAACGTGTCTCTGCGGCGTACTTCTGCGGCCCACCGGCCGGTGTCACGGTGTCACCGATTGAAAAGCTGGTGGGCCCTGGGCGGGCCCCTGCCTACCGGGCTGTTACGTGGGCCGAGTACTTGGGCCTCAAGAGGGAGCTCTTCGACAAGGCGCTGGCGACCATAGAAGTGCCACAGGAATCATAGGAGGGTCGTAGCAATAAAGTTTTATTCTGCAATGGTTGTGGCTCTTTTAAGGAACAACCGTATGTGTGATTGACTATGAAGAATAAATAAAAGCTCTCTTACCGTAAtgacttttttttatattttttttggaaaatctCCTGGATCTTTGTTTGCCGTCACTCCGGGATCCGAGATGAACGCCAGTAGCGGAACTCAAAAATGATTTTCATAAAATTGAATGAGTGCAGTCAATGCGTGCAACGCGCGCGCGCGGGGGCGGGGGAAAAAACgaagggggt contains:
- the LOC103722719 gene encoding gibberellin 3-beta-dioxygenase 1 codes for the protein MLFRDRSINVPVINYPKRKGGKKRKINMQSLSHVWRGPQIHVIQQILSESKWIAVDDTTHIQPISLTPSRSHLSSSYITSTPVLYLLVESPTASTRSALAETPPRSLAFPPLSPSSPTTRSMPSLSDVLLDQAHHLEFESVHELPESHAWPTLHDHPCVSEPVPVIDMADPKAAEFMARACVSWGAFQVTGHGVAPRLLESIDSEMRRLFALPTQQKLKAARPADGVSGYGLVPISSFFAKLMWSEGFTIAGSPLDHARKLWPHDPDQFCDAIERYDREMKALAGRLIRLMLLSLGLSDEEVEWAGQGGELPPDLAGVLRLNSYPACPDPDRAMGMAAHADSSLVTILYQSSTSGLQVLRAEDQNSPARWVTVPPLPGALVVIVGDLFHILSNGRFKSVVHRVVVNRSQQRVSAAYFCGPPAGVTVSPIEKLVGPGRAPAYRAVTWAEYLGLKRELFDKALATIEVPQES